A stretch of DNA from Glycine max cultivar Williams 82 chromosome 18, Glycine_max_v4.0, whole genome shotgun sequence:
GGTCTCGACATAGGCAGCGCACGTATCAGGCGTAGTTTATTTACGTATTTTAGATTGAAATTCGATGTATATACAATTATTGTACTTGAACTTGaagttgattttatttattttcattgaacTTGATGCACGGATCAGGCAGCTAGTAtgtgttggttttatttatttccattgatTAGTAATGTTGGTTCAATTTCAACTCGCTAcctattaaatatgtttttttaaatatgcaagggctcaacaaaataaattaataacaaatcaaactaataaaaaagggaaacttaacttaaaaacttcaaatttttttaaaaaaagtaacttaCGGATTAAAGAGGCCAGGGGCATTTGTGCCATTTACAAactttgctgggtgcaccagcaaaaatGCTGGGTACACCTAGCAACATTCATAATATAATGTACTTGTATGGGAGCCCAAAACAACTAAAGCCCATTACAAATACTTAATCCATATTTTAAATCTATACAGAAATAATAGTACATTATCATTGATAGTCTTTCTCGTAAAAAGAAATGATGATGTATAATTGATCCACTGTTAGTGATGCGCTCACCATCGacttatgaattttttatttttttagacgTTCATATTGTGCCTATATTGGCTCtcgttttcattttgttttcttatttaaatattttcaaacttcTAATATTAATTGAATCATTTTAATTGCATCCCTTTTCTCAAAATTGCTCAAAGTTATATTGCATATGCAACGTCTGTCTTCACTCCCTAAGATTCAAGTCCTTCtgccatatatatatacttcaGACTTTTTTGGTCTATATGGATTTCACCCATCTCATCATACAAACAGTACCTCTAAATCTTAATTAAGGACGACAAATATTTTCATGCAActtctaattcttttttttttctctagaaaaaagttgtttttattttacacAAGACTGTTCTTTAAATTGACATATCCAGTCACAGTCTTACAGAACTCTACAAAGGATACAAATATAGAAGGGTTGCTTAAATAAAAATCGTGGTTTAAGATGCTCTCCATAAAGTAACCCTAAATGTATTAGTACATGActtattaatgaataattaaaaaaatccatgGACGAATTTGGATATATTCATAGTTTCATACATCAGGGGTTAACCCTTTATTCAacttcttttgattttgacCAAAATAGTTCTGTTATGGAATAGAAAATATAAACTACAAAACCCAAGCATCTACAAAAAGCAGAAGcaaatacaaatgaaaaaaaaaaaggtaaaaggaatatgaaattcaattctatcaaactaaaccaaactaaccaaaaaagggaaaataaaatgatagagACCGAAATGTATACATTTATATATGGTTAATTATGCTACTCAAAACCCCAAGCTTTTCTTTTCTGGCTCAAACACATATTTGATCAATGAGTCCTTGACAGGCAACAGCTCAGGAAATTCCTTCTTCAGTTTTGATGAATCCATCTCATTAGTGCTTGGAGAAGGGACATGAGCCTGTTGTTCAAGTGTAAAATTAACCCATTTAAAAGTAGGGTCAACATAATCCTTGTACATCTCAAGAATCTCATTGCATGTCACAGTACCAGGGTTTGTGAAGTTCCAAATGCCCCTGCAATTCCTTTTGGCCATCTCAATTGAAATTGGTACGAGTTCATCCAAAACAGTGATGCTGTTTGGAATGTTGGCCACTTTATCAGACCTTGTTATCATAGTGATCAAGTTATGTGGGTTGCTGAGATCAGATGACACTGGCAATTGGATTCTTAGGGTGCAAACATTTTCATATTCCTTTAGCAACTCTTCAACCTGCAACCATATTGATGGAAAAACAAAGTTAGTGACCATGCAAAAATTGTGCAATAGAAATAGCAAAAGAATAAATAGTATATACTTTGTGTCATCCAATCATAAATCACCATATATTACAAGTTCGTTTATGTTTGCAATAATCTTAAAAGTTacactaacaatttttttattaaaatttgacagTATAAATTACTCGGACAATGAGCAGGAATTAAACTCATAGCAAATGCAAGTTTTTAGGAACCTACCTTGGCTTGTGTTCTAAAATAGAAGGCATCAGTGGAATATGCTTTGTCTTCCAAGTTACCACCAAAGGCATAATTCATCATGAGGAGACCATGATCTCTGCAGACATCTGCTAATGTTAACacaccaacaacaacagcacGTATAGTTTCTGGCTTATGAGCTTCAAACCATTTCACATTTAATGCTCCAATCACCCCAGAAGCATTGAAAACATGAGTAGGCTTAATGGTCCTAAAATCAAACAAGATCTGTGATCTATCATCTAAGCGAGCCATGCCATATTCAAAGGGTATCCCTTGCTTCTCACAAATGTTTCCTATAAGCCCCCCAATCCACCCTGCACCACCATATATCAAGAACTTCAAAGATGCCTTTTGTGGTGACACATTATTCCTTGTGGCTGGAACAACCACCATTCTGTTCTGATTAGAATGGTTAACATCACCATTGGAAGCGGTTCCGGTCACATTATCAGAGCCATCATAGTACTTCTCAACTCCTGGCATAGTGAGCATTCTTGGATGAGGAAGCAAAGCACCAGAAACGTCACCCCACCAATCAGGATTCTTGACATACCAATCCATGGTTTTCCTTAGACCCTCTTCCCAAGTAGTGCCCTCAGACCACCCCAAATCCTTGAGCTTCTCATCATCCAAGAAGTACCTTTGGTCATTGAAAGGCCTATTCTCCACAAACTTGACATGTGTGTCAGGGTCCAAATTGAAAAACCTACATATATCCCTAGCCACATCAATCACCCTCCTCTCTTTCTTTGTCCCTATATTATAAACATGCCCTACCTCACCCCTATGGAGAATGATCTCAAAAGCCTCAGCAACATCTTCACAATAGAGATAGCTCCTCACATTAGACCCATCCCCATGAATTGGAAGAGTCCTTCCTTTCATGGCCAAGAGCAAGAACTTTGGAATCAACTTCTCAGGAAACTGATTAGGCCCATAAACATTGTTCCCTCTCGTCGTTATAACCGGCAAACCATACGATCTACCATACGCCATGACAAGCATTTCAGCACCAGCTTTTGTGGCAGAATATGGATTGGTAGGTAACAATTGAGAAGCCTCATGGTTTCCAACCACAGCATCCTCATCTGTCTCACCATAAACCTCATCAGTGCTCACATGAATGAACCTCTTCACTTGACCCTTTGAGACCTTGCAAGCCTCTAGGAGCACATGTGTGCCATAGATGTTGTTCTTGGTGAACTCAAAACTGTTGCCAAAGGAATTGTCTACATGGGTTTGTGCTGCAAAGTGCATGATGGTGTCAATGGACTCTGTGAGGAGGATGTAGTTTACTAAATCAGCACTTCCAATGTCTCCCTTGATGAACTTGAAATTCGGAGATGAACGCGAGGGAATGAGATTCTTCAGATTTGAGCAGTAATCGAGCTTGTCAAGGACTATGATTTTGTAGTCAGGGTAGTTTCGCACTATCCTGTTGCATACATGGGATGCAATGAAGCCTGCTGCTCCTGTTATGAGAATGTTCTTTGGCTTGTAGGTGTTGGCCATTTCTGCATAACTTTTGTGATATAAATGTCACAAGTTTTGCACAAAGTGTTGAATCATGTCACGTATGAATTTCTAAGAACATTTTATTACAACCTCCTATCCCCCATCTTGAGgctaaatatatgtttttagaaCAATTATACATCAAAGTAacagagtttaattttgatacgcGGTCcccgtaattttttttaacgttATCCACTAGTTAAAAATCATTCcagattaattattatattagtcAACATTTTTTATCATGTATCAATCTGTAATTGAACCATAGTATTCTTggtatgccttttttttttgtttttttttctacacaACTAAACTATGATTTTATTGTGTTATGGGTTGAAAATCACAATAAGATTGTACTTTCCTCATGgtgtgtttttttgttatttatatttgttttgaaaaatatgacCCAACTATGATTTCCTTGTGTTATTGATGAATAGCACAACAAAATTTTACTTCcattttggtgttttttttaaatacatacaacGAAAAGACGATTTTATTgtgtaattttgaataaaacaagAGCGTCGGATTTTTGTTGTACAATGAGGGATGAAaatagaattatacaatagaaTTATGATTCTGTTTTGGAAGTGAAAccaaataacagaacaaaattatgatttcattgtgtagctagagataaaaaaatatacaacaaaatcgTGTTTTTGTTGCACAATtaagggataaaaaaattaataatgaaaacgTGATTTGTACAATGGAAACGtattttcattgttattttttttacaccccTCAATTGCACAATAGAAATATGATTATGTTGTACAATTTTTCAAGGGACAATTTTGGGATATGACTAAAGTGTACCCACGTGCATATTACTATTAGCAAATAGCAATACCCCAAATTTGATGCGGAAAATGGTTTCGGCCCGGCCCCATTTCGCTGTGGCTATTGTGTGCTAGTCAACAATAACAATGGGTTAGGTCGTGTTACAACTCACAAGTCAGAAATTATTATAAGTTTCTATATTATTGTCTCTTAAATGtaattattaatcaaatatctttttgtagagatcaaatatatttttttataggagaTACTTTTAtttaagtgaaataaaatcattatgaatcataaagtttttcttctaaatatttaaaggaGTTGCATATTtagaacttatattttttaataagttttaaatattttaatatagcttatattttttttataaattaaataaattattattttaaggaaaaaaattaaataatttttttatgaagaataaataaaaaaataatttaaaacttacATATTTGGACTTTGATTATGCagataagtaaaaaaagaattataaatcAACAAGCTAGTTAGAAGACTCCATTACACAAATACAAAAGTTGGAATAATAATTGACTAGTTCAAATTATACTTGACTCTTGACAAGAAAATCCTTTTAGGCTCAAGCAGGGTCAGCttgaatgaatatttttattttaagagtatTATGTGTGTAATCAATCGAAAAAGGTAGGAGTAGAATGtgtaatttttgaaataatggGTAGTGGTGTaaaatataaagcaaaaaaaggagGTGTAATTATTCAATCAAGAAGGGtgtaaataactaaatataatTGACACCGCCTTCAAGGAATGTTATCCTAATTatctcttaatttatttatccaaATAGTGTCTTAATGAGtttcttaaatcttaattattatacCATTTATGAACGGAAGAAGAATAATAGTATTTTCTAGAGAAACTTGCTAGGGTGCAGTACATTAAAGACTCGAAACCATAGGGAACTAGAAATATAACTAGACCCTGACCAGAGTGAAGACTGTTGACTGTTACACTTATAGTATCAAACTAAAAGCATAAATTTTTTGACAGAAAACTACCGTAATTAAACACAACAGTTAAATACAAACTAATAACATGGAAAATACACACTAAGAAAGGAATCATTAAACACAAAGGATCAAAATCTTCAATCATAGAAAGTACTCAACAATTAATATCAGTGAATTGAAAAGTGGAAAATAACT
This window harbors:
- the LOC100810341 gene encoding trifunctional UDP-glucose 4,6-dehydratase/UDP-4-keto-6-deoxy-D-glucose 3,5-epimerase/UDP-4-keto-L-rhamnose-reductase RHM1, giving the protein MANTYKPKNILITGAAGFIASHVCNRIVRNYPDYKIIVLDKLDYCSNLKNLIPSRSSPNFKFIKGDIGSADLVNYILLTESIDTIMHFAAQTHVDNSFGNSFEFTKNNIYGTHVLLEACKVSKGQVKRFIHVSTDEVYGETDEDAVVGNHEASQLLPTNPYSATKAGAEMLVMAYGRSYGLPVITTRGNNVYGPNQFPEKLIPKFLLLAMKGRTLPIHGDGSNVRSYLYCEDVAEAFEIILHRGEVGHVYNIGTKKERRVIDVARDICRFFNLDPDTHVKFVENRPFNDQRYFLDDEKLKDLGWSEGTTWEEGLRKTMDWYVKNPDWWGDVSGALLPHPRMLTMPGVEKYYDGSDNVTGTASNGDVNHSNQNRMVVVPATRNNVSPQKASLKFLIYGGAGWIGGLIGNICEKQGIPFEYGMARLDDRSQILFDFRTIKPTHVFNASGVIGALNVKWFEAHKPETIRAVVVGVLTLADVCRDHGLLMMNYAFGGNLEDKAYSTDAFYFRTQAKVEELLKEYENVCTLRIQLPVSSDLSNPHNLITMITRSDKVANIPNSITVLDELVPISIEMAKRNCRGIWNFTNPGTVTCNEILEMYKDYVDPTFKWVNFTLEQQAHVPSPSTNEMDSSKLKKEFPELLPVKDSLIKYVFEPEKKSLGF